A window of the Campylobacter massiliensis genome harbors these coding sequences:
- the pheA gene encoding prephenate dehydratase — protein MQNINDLRNEIDKIDDEVLKRLNERMNFVRKIGELKQTSGSAIYRPERERAILNRLEGQDSAFLNKAAIEAIYLEIFAVSRNLEMPEKVAYLGPEGTYTHQAAESRFGAMSAYLPLASIEAVFTKLKHKEAKYGVVPIENNTEGAVGATLDCLGRFDSVKVVAEIYMDIHHIFASKCENLKDIKRIYSHPQGYNQCRKFLDDHMLSSVEFIPAKSTAQAAQLASSEPNSAAICSKIAAKLYGVPILFETIEDNAANRTRFFILSDFKNERAQRNKTSILAKTEHRPGGLVELLLAFRDEGINITKLESRPIKQREFKANFYIDFEGHIDDDNVQKAIQKAISYGHEIAWLGSYVAWEE, from the coding sequence ATGCAAAACATAAACGACCTTAGAAACGAGATAGATAAGATCGACGACGAGGTGCTAAAGCGCCTAAACGAACGCATGAATTTCGTGCGAAAGATCGGCGAGCTAAAGCAAACCAGCGGCAGCGCGATCTACCGCCCCGAGCGCGAAAGAGCGATCCTAAACCGCCTTGAGGGGCAAGACTCCGCGTTTTTAAACAAGGCCGCGATCGAGGCGATCTATCTTGAGATTTTCGCCGTCAGTAGAAACCTCGAGATGCCCGAAAAAGTCGCCTATCTGGGGCCTGAAGGCACCTACACGCACCAAGCCGCCGAGAGCCGTTTTGGCGCGATGAGCGCGTATCTGCCGCTAGCTAGCATCGAGGCGGTTTTTACGAAACTAAAGCACAAAGAGGCCAAATACGGCGTCGTGCCGATAGAAAATAACACCGAAGGCGCGGTAGGCGCGACGCTAGACTGCCTTGGACGGTTTGATAGCGTCAAGGTCGTAGCCGAAATTTACATGGATATCCACCATATTTTTGCGAGCAAATGCGAAAATTTAAAAGACATTAAGCGCATCTACTCGCACCCGCAAGGCTACAATCAGTGCCGCAAATTTTTAGACGATCATATGCTTTCATCAGTCGAGTTTATCCCGGCAAAATCAACCGCGCAGGCTGCGCAGCTAGCTAGCAGCGAGCCAAACTCCGCAGCCATCTGCTCCAAGATCGCCGCCAAGCTTTACGGCGTGCCGATCTTGTTTGAGACTATCGAGGACAACGCCGCAAACCGCACGAGATTTTTTATATTAAGCGATTTTAAAAACGAGCGCGCGCAAAGAAATAAAACCTCAATCTTAGCAAAGACCGAGCATCGTCCGGGCGGGCTAGTGGAGCTGCTACTAGCCTTTAGAGACGAGGGTATAAACATAACCAAACTAGAGAGCCGCCCGATAAAACAGCGCGAATTTAAGGCGAATTTTTATATAGATTTCGAGGGGCACATCGACGACGACAACGTCCAAAAAGCGATACAAAAAGCGATAAGCTACGGCCACGAGATCGCGTGGCTGGGAAGCTACGTCGCGTGGGAGGAGTGA
- the lysA gene encoding diaminopimelate decarboxylase: MDFTNLAQKYGTPLYVYDFDYMAHRYEALKNSFHARKSLVCYAVKANSNLSVLKFLAGLGAGFDCVSVGEVKRALLAGAKSYQIILSGVGKRDDELKFALGNEILMINLESEGEMNRLETIAKQLGKSARISIRVNPDIDAKTHPYISTGLNENKFGVDLQTAKKMYLHAKNSPHLEPVGIHSHIGSQITDIKPVIEAAKIVANLTRELKAAQIDIKFFDVGGGIGIVYCDESEPDLYEYAQGILANLSGLDVTVVCEPGRFIVGNAGYFLTSVLYEKFNKEKRFVVVDGAMNDLIRPSLYQARHKIFALSGGNTLCECKIEQLRELKFSPCDVVGPICESGDFLAKDRNLPPLNPGDLVVIKSAGAYGFAMSSNYNTRGRAAEVAVKGGEDFLIRRRESFEDVVALEREFLG; the protein is encoded by the coding sequence ATGGATTTTACGAATTTAGCGCAAAAATACGGCACCCCTCTTTACGTTTACGATTTTGACTACATGGCGCACCGCTACGAAGCGCTAAAAAACTCGTTTCACGCCAGAAAATCTCTCGTATGCTACGCCGTTAAGGCAAACTCAAATTTAAGCGTTTTGAAATTTTTAGCCGGACTCGGGGCCGGATTTGACTGCGTGAGCGTAGGCGAAGTTAAGCGCGCGCTGCTAGCGGGAGCTAAAAGCTATCAGATCATCCTAAGCGGCGTAGGTAAGCGCGACGACGAGCTCAAATTTGCGCTGGGAAATGAAATCTTGATGATAAATTTAGAAAGCGAAGGCGAGATGAACCGCCTAGAAACGATCGCAAAGCAGCTCGGAAAGTCCGCTCGTATTAGCATCCGCGTAAATCCAGACATCGACGCTAAAACTCATCCATACATTTCGACCGGACTAAACGAAAATAAATTCGGCGTAGATCTGCAAACGGCCAAAAAAATGTATCTACACGCTAAAAACTCTCCGCATCTCGAGCCTGTGGGCATCCACAGCCACATCGGCTCGCAGATAACCGACATCAAGCCCGTTATCGAAGCGGCAAAGATAGTGGCAAATTTGACTCGCGAGCTAAAAGCCGCGCAAATCGACATCAAATTTTTTGACGTCGGCGGCGGCATAGGTATCGTTTACTGCGACGAGAGCGAGCCTGATCTATACGAATACGCGCAGGGCATTTTGGCAAATTTAAGCGGCCTGGACGTCACGGTAGTTTGCGAGCCGGGACGCTTTATCGTCGGCAACGCGGGATATTTTCTAACTAGTGTGCTTTATGAGAAATTTAACAAAGAAAAGCGCTTTGTCGTCGTGGACGGCGCGATGAACGACCTCATACGCCCGAGCCTTTATCAAGCTAGGCATAAAATTTTCGCACTTAGCGGCGGCAATACTCTTTGCGAGTGTAAGATTGAGCAGCTTCGCGAGCTCAAATTTAGCCCTTGCGACGTGGTCGGGCCGATCTGCGAGAGCGGAGATTTCCTCGCAAAAGACCGAAATTTACCGCCTCTAAACCCAGGCGATCTCGTCGTCATCAAATCAGCCGGCGCATACGGCTTTGCTATGAGCAGCAACTACAACACTCGCGGGCGCGCCGCGGAGGTTGCGGTAAAAGGCGGCGAGGACTTTTTGATTAGGCGCCGCGAGAGCTTTGAGGATGTAGTGGCACTGGAGCGCGAATTTCTAGGCTAG
- a CDS encoding LptF/LptG family permease gives MNLYARYVGWLYFKYFVIIFVALTLFYVGIDILTNLKDMPASANLKLLYFGLTSLAAVNYVLPLALIFALITSKFSMIRSNELVSFYALGIDKNRLIKPPFYIALAITFIYVGLNFTPFAYAYEYGRNIVKLSNLSRTSSDIFLKFEGKFVYMDSLNPISGEAKDVRIFDIDSSNLRSATFGENGRFVDDAWLLKNAKIVNLPQNIKLGEKGLDIKTPSELKTLENFKPKTIESASAESSAITIPDAVDYILAFKDEGIGLNSTKTTLYNLAFAPFFAPFMVLIIYYFLPVTGRFFNLALKSFIFTIASLCVWGALFVMMRFARNGVVSPEIGVLLPIILLGAYAFYLRFGSR, from the coding sequence ATGAACCTTTATGCGCGTTACGTCGGCTGGCTTTATTTTAAATATTTCGTGATTATATTCGTCGCGCTCACGCTTTTTTACGTCGGCATCGACATCCTAACCAACCTAAAAGATATGCCTGCAAGCGCAAACCTAAAGCTGCTTTACTTCGGCCTTACCTCGCTCGCGGCGGTAAACTACGTTCTACCTCTCGCGCTCATTTTTGCGCTTATAACTAGCAAATTTAGCATGATCCGCAGTAACGAGCTCGTGAGTTTTTACGCGCTTGGTATAGATAAAAATCGCCTGATAAAACCGCCTTTTTATATCGCGCTTGCCATCACGTTTATCTACGTCGGGCTAAATTTCACGCCATTTGCCTACGCTTACGAGTACGGACGAAATATCGTGAAGCTCTCAAATTTATCGCGCACGAGCTCGGATATTTTCTTAAAATTCGAGGGTAAATTTGTCTACATGGATAGCCTAAATCCTATTAGTGGCGAGGCTAAAGACGTGCGGATATTTGACATAGACAGCAGCAACTTGCGTAGCGCTACCTTTGGCGAAAACGGGAGGTTTGTGGATGATGCGTGGCTTTTAAAAAACGCTAAAATCGTAAATTTGCCGCAAAATATCAAGCTTGGCGAAAAGGGACTCGATATCAAAACGCCAAGCGAGCTAAAAACTCTTGAAAATTTTAAACCAAAGACGATAGAAAGCGCGTCGGCGGAGAGCTCGGCGATCACGATCCCGGATGCCGTGGATTATATTTTGGCGTTTAAGGATGAGGGTATCGGGCTAAATTCGACCAAAACCACGCTCTATAACCTCGCTTTTGCGCCTTTTTTTGCGCCTTTTATGGTGCTTATCATTTACTATTTTTTGCCGGTTACGGGACGTTTTTTTAACCTCGCCTTAAAAAGCTTTATCTTCACGATCGCCTCGCTTTGCGTCTGGGGCGCGCTTTTTGTGATGATGAGGTTTGCTAGAAACGGCGTCGTATCACCCGAGATCGGCGTGCTTTTGCCGATAATTTTACTCGGCGCCTACGCTTTTTATCTGCGTTTTGGGAGTCGTTAA
- the pth gene encoding aminoacyl-tRNA hydrolase, with the protein MILIVGLGNPGPEYSKTRHNVGFMLIDRLKNSNFTDVSSAKFQGELFKFQNLLFLKPTTFMNLSGRSVKAVADFYKPERIIVIHDDLDLNFGVVKFKKGGGNGGHNGLKSIDALMGPDYERVRIGIGRSAHKGESAVAGHVLGEFNADEKEGLEKILGYCENALNELIKTDIDTVSQKFSTKKGIL; encoded by the coding sequence TTGATACTCATAGTCGGACTGGGGAACCCCGGTCCCGAGTACTCCAAAACAAGACACAATGTCGGCTTTATGCTGATAGATAGACTCAAAAATTCAAATTTCACCGACGTAAGCTCAGCTAAATTTCAAGGCGAGCTGTTTAAATTTCAAAATTTACTTTTTCTAAAACCGACGACCTTTATGAATTTAAGCGGACGAAGCGTAAAAGCCGTTGCTGATTTTTACAAGCCCGAGCGCATTATTGTTATTCATGACGACCTTGATCTAAATTTCGGCGTCGTTAAATTTAAAAAAGGCGGCGGAAACGGCGGACATAACGGGCTAAAATCAATCGATGCCTTAATGGGCCCAGACTACGAGCGCGTACGTATCGGTATCGGCAGAAGCGCGCACAAAGGCGAAAGCGCGGTAGCCGGCCATGTGCTTGGCGAATTTAACGCAGATGAAAAAGAGGGATTGGAAAAAATTTTGGGTTACTGCGAAAACGCGCTAAACGAGCTAATAAAAACCGATATCGATACCGTTTCGCAAAAATTCTCGACAAAAAAAGGCATTTTGTGA
- a CDS encoding 50S ribosomal protein L25/general stress protein Ctc, translating into MLEGIVRESIGKKASKALRRDGYLIANIYGKGLENVQAAFKINDFIKEVRKKESLAFDVKVGGKTLKVVVVEYQKDPVTNALKHVDLKVALPGVISKYMIPVKPYGTPVGLKNKGVLIISKRRLAVKCTAENLPNSFDIDVSGLDIDDTVLVRDITVPAGVTMIDADRVAVLGVIKAK; encoded by the coding sequence ATGTTAGAAGGTATCGTTAGAGAGAGTATCGGTAAAAAGGCGTCAAAAGCCTTGAGAAGAGATGGTTATCTAATCGCCAACATTTACGGCAAGGGATTAGAGAATGTGCAAGCCGCTTTTAAAATCAACGATTTTATAAAAGAGGTTCGCAAAAAAGAGAGCCTTGCGTTTGACGTAAAAGTAGGCGGAAAAACCTTAAAAGTCGTAGTAGTCGAATATCAAAAAGACCCTGTGACAAACGCGCTAAAACACGTTGATTTAAAGGTTGCGCTTCCAGGCGTCATCTCAAAATATATGATCCCGGTTAAACCTTACGGAACTCCGGTCGGTCTAAAAAATAAAGGCGTTTTGATCATCTCAAAAAGGCGCTTAGCCGTAAAATGCACGGCTGAAAATTTGCCTAATTCATTCGACATAGACGTTAGCGGTCTTGATATAGACGACACCGTCCTGGTGCGCGATATAACCGTTCCTGCGGGCGTCACTATGATCGATGCTGACCGCGTAGCGGTTCTAGGCGTAATAAAAGCTAAATAA
- a CDS encoding type IV pilus twitching motility protein PilT: MKPLRFTSVNEEDVKDYEPVGSSIKFDSQDDALERIIKLKAKVLRSDIEHHRNKNKENSHEDEQEVVPLKADDAVREEVALQPKPKFEEIGGFDDLPKLKPIDDEPAKEEEQEESVKIDKFDAFSEPTELESKRQELNENLQAINEALNEIDALDEIPEQIDEIDEEAIFVAWKEPQIKKDAQEISEFDEDGEKSDLSCFEPVQETVAKEQIPNEKDQLLDFLRDEFSSVELEEDEPDTGYKFDAIQSDQDKFDTEDDEDFQSKFDSIKNEFDIDKNEINSEQAQSNLSADFWDVPQSKELEDKDFLKIDEHADLSKPEEQILELNLTQTQEETSKGVEQVQTINDTQENRTNTAKEPEVRPVRRRDRAALLAELGLTMEEEAFGMSIRPPMPQDDDESEKRAAMKAVLDGYLMKLIELGGSDLHVKSDRVVRGRFNGEMVVMSDTVLDYDRSILIAKEILGANYYSLMKRKSVDFTYRLNDDYRFRSNVFLQMDGVSFVFRTIPTKIPTMSELLLPPVIEKLCDKVNRGIILVTGPTGSGKTTTLASMINYLNHTKNYHIVTIEDPIEFIYSDDKSVINQRGIGQDVDSFADALRASLREDPDVIFVGEMRDLETVRTAINAAETGHLVLATLHTLDAKETIGRVINMFPKEEQNRVRMTFASVAEAIISQRLVVTTGNKRRVACEIMIKNIRIRDMILEDRDSEIYDAIEQSRNTYQMQTFEQHLLDMYTSGIITKEEALKSAGRRENLDIKIKSADLAKKRAMVASIEEDAALLREFQSDVIALKDIK; encoded by the coding sequence ATGAAGCCTTTAAGATTTACCTCCGTGAACGAAGAGGATGTTAAGGACTACGAGCCTGTCGGTTCTAGCATTAAATTTGATAGCCAGGACGATGCCTTAGAGCGCATTATCAAGCTAAAAGCAAAGGTTTTAAGAAGCGATATAGAACATCATAGAAACAAAAATAAAGAAAACTCGCACGAGGACGAGCAAGAGGTAGTGCCGCTAAAAGCCGACGACGCCGTGCGCGAAGAGGTTGCGCTGCAACCGAAGCCTAAATTTGAAGAGATCGGCGGGTTTGATGATTTGCCAAAGCTAAAGCCAATTGACGACGAGCCTGCAAAAGAAGAGGAGCAAGAAGAGTCGGTTAAGATCGATAAATTTGACGCATTTAGCGAGCCTACCGAGCTAGAATCAAAAAGGCAAGAGCTAAACGAAAATTTGCAAGCTATCAATGAGGCTCTAAATGAAATAGACGCGCTAGACGAGATACCTGAGCAAATAGATGAAATCGACGAAGAAGCTATTTTTGTGGCATGGAAAGAGCCGCAAATAAAAAAAGATGCGCAAGAAATAAGCGAATTTGACGAAGACGGCGAAAAATCGGACCTTTCTTGTTTCGAGCCCGTGCAAGAAACGGTAGCAAAGGAACAGATCCCTAACGAAAAGGATCAGCTTTTGGACTTTTTAAGGGATGAATTTAGCTCGGTAGAGCTTGAAGAAGACGAGCCTGATACCGGCTATAAATTTGACGCAATCCAAAGCGATCAGGATAAATTTGATACTGAGGACGACGAGGACTTTCAGAGTAAATTCGACTCTATCAAAAATGAATTCGATATCGATAAAAACGAGATAAATTCCGAACAAGCACAGTCAAATTTAAGCGCTGACTTTTGGGACGTGCCGCAAAGCAAAGAGCTAGAAGATAAAGATTTTCTAAAGATCGACGAGCATGCTGACTTAAGCAAGCCCGAGGAGCAAATTTTAGAGCTGAATTTAACGCAAACGCAAGAAGAAACAAGCAAAGGAGTAGAGCAGGTGCAAACTATAAACGATACGCAAGAAAACCGAACAAATACGGCAAAAGAGCCGGAAGTAAGACCCGTTAGGCGTAGAGATAGGGCCGCGCTTTTAGCCGAGCTTGGACTAACGATGGAAGAAGAAGCCTTTGGGATGTCTATTAGGCCGCCGATGCCGCAAGATGACGACGAGAGCGAAAAAAGAGCCGCTATGAAGGCGGTTTTGGACGGATATCTGATGAAGCTTATCGAGCTTGGCGGCAGCGACTTGCACGTGAAGTCGGACAGGGTGGTTCGCGGTAGATTTAACGGCGAGATGGTCGTTATGAGCGATACGGTTTTGGATTACGACCGCTCGATACTTATTGCCAAGGAAATTTTAGGAGCGAATTATTATAGCCTAATGAAAAGAAAGAGCGTTGACTTTACCTATAGGCTAAACGACGACTATCGTTTCCGCTCGAACGTCTTTTTGCAGATGGACGGCGTATCTTTCGTATTCAGAACGATTCCGACGAAAATTCCTACGATGTCTGAGCTTTTGTTGCCGCCGGTTATAGAAAAGCTTTGCGATAAAGTAAACAGAGGCATCATTCTAGTAACCGGGCCGACCGGTAGCGGTAAAACGACGACGCTAGCTAGTATGATAAACTACCTAAATCACACTAAAAACTATCACATCGTTACTATAGAGGATCCGATTGAATTTATTTACAGCGACGACAAAAGCGTAATAAATCAGCGCGGTATCGGCCAAGACGTCGATAGTTTCGCCGACGCGCTAAGGGCATCTTTGCGCGAAGACCCGGATGTTATATTTGTAGGCGAGATGAGAGACCTAGAGACTGTTAGAACCGCGATAAACGCTGCAGAAACCGGTCACTTGGTACTTGCTACGCTTCACACGCTTGATGCTAAAGAAACTATCGGCCGCGTCATAAATATGTTCCCCAAAGAAGAGCAAAACCGAGTCAGAATGACCTTTGCTTCGGTTGCGGAGGCTATCATATCTCAGCGCCTAGTCGTAACTACGGGAAATAAACGACGCGTCGCTTGCGAAATAATGATAAAAAACATAAGAATAAGAGATATGATCCTAGAGGATAGAGATAGCGAAATTTACGACGCAATAGAACAGAGCAGAAACACCTATCAGATGCAGACTTTTGAGCAGCATTTGCTTGATATGTATACTTCGGGAATCATTACGAAAGAAGAGGCTCTAAAAAGCGCTGGTAGAAGAGAAAACCTCGATATCAAAATCAAATCCGCCGACCTTGCCAAAAAACGAGCGATGGTCGCTTCTATCGAGGAAGACGCTGCGCTTTTAAGAGAATTTCAAAGCGACGTTATCGCGCTTAAAGATATCAAGTAA
- a CDS encoding transaldolase gives MFNNDINFSLWCDFIERDFLQDEFENLLQIGAINGVTSNPSIFKAAFLSDSYKDVIGQMGKKYPKALYEALAVQDIKIAATKLLRHYANGDDGFVSIEVDPSFCDNAAATVDEGARLHAEIGMPNVMIKIPATKAGFEAMSALTARGIAVNATLIFSPEQAVACLDAFEEGVKAYEKKFPLTPLPKSVISIFVSRFDRLLDEKMRENSLPTGQIGIMNATKIYKIIENKSLPTTRALFASTGVKGDELAKDYYVKELMYQNAVNTAPLDTIKAFIAGKNEPKTAVSDDSIEKFFGVVKRADIDMEKVYKDLLNDGLKQFVTAFEDIMKALK, from the coding sequence ATGTTTAATAACGATATAAATTTTTCACTGTGGTGTGACTTTATCGAGCGCGACTTTTTACAAGACGAGTTTGAAAATTTACTTCAAATAGGCGCTATTAATGGCGTGACCTCAAATCCATCCATCTTTAAGGCCGCGTTTTTGTCGGACTCCTACAAAGACGTCATCGGCCAAATGGGCAAAAAATATCCAAAGGCGCTTTACGAGGCGCTCGCGGTGCAAGATATTAAGATAGCCGCGACCAAGCTTTTGAGGCATTATGCAAACGGCGACGACGGGTTTGTTAGCATCGAGGTCGATCCTAGCTTTTGCGATAACGCCGCAGCTACGGTGGACGAGGGCGCTAGGCTACACGCGGAGATCGGCATGCCAAACGTCATGATCAAAATCCCTGCGACAAAAGCTGGCTTTGAAGCGATGAGCGCTCTAACCGCGCGCGGTATCGCGGTAAATGCTACGCTGATTTTCTCGCCGGAACAAGCTGTAGCGTGTTTGGACGCTTTTGAAGAGGGCGTGAAGGCTTATGAAAAGAAATTTCCGCTAACGCCGCTACCAAAAAGCGTGATTAGCATTTTTGTTAGCAGATTTGATCGCTTGCTAGATGAAAAAATGCGCGAGAACTCGCTACCGACGGGCCAAATCGGCATCATGAACGCGACTAAAATTTACAAAATCATAGAAAATAAAAGCTTGCCGACGACGCGCGCGCTGTTTGCTAGTACGGGCGTAAAGGGCGATGAGCTGGCAAAAGATTATTACGTAAAAGAGCTCATGTATCAAAATGCGGTAAATACGGCTCCGCTTGATACTATCAAAGCCTTTATCGCGGGCAAAAACGAACCAAAAACCGCCGTTAGCGACGATAGTATAGAGAAATTTTTCGGCGTGGTAAAAAGAGCCGACATAGACATGGAGAAGGTTTATAAAGACTTGCTAAACGACGGCTTAAAGCAGTTCGTGACGGCATTTGAAGACATAATGAAAGCACTAAAATAA
- the serB gene encoding phosphoserine phosphatase SerB, with product MIKLCVFDFDSTLMDGETIDFLAAAKGVGEEVSEITAKAMAGELDFFESLTRRVSLLKGLELAKVDEICSNLPLMPGAAELIAHLKSKGIKVVVFSGGFHSGTDRAQEKLKFDASFANILHHKDGILTGLVGGEMMFGFSKGAMLVNLQKMLGISKEQTMSVGDGANDLSMFEHSNLKIAFCAKQILRQAATCCVDKKDLREIINLI from the coding sequence TTGATAAAGCTTTGCGTATTTGATTTTGATTCGACTCTGATGGACGGCGAGACGATAGATTTTCTAGCCGCGGCAAAGGGCGTCGGAGAGGAAGTTAGCGAAATAACGGCAAAGGCGATGGCGGGCGAGCTTGATTTTTTCGAGAGTTTGACGCGCCGCGTATCGCTTTTAAAGGGGCTTGAGCTCGCTAAAGTGGATGAAATTTGCTCAAATTTGCCGCTAATGCCAGGAGCCGCCGAGCTAATCGCGCATCTAAAAAGCAAAGGCATTAAGGTCGTAGTTTTTAGCGGCGGATTTCACTCGGGCACCGATAGAGCGCAAGAGAAGCTCAAATTTGACGCTAGCTTTGCAAACATCCTGCACCACAAAGACGGCATTCTAACCGGACTCGTGGGCGGTGAGATGATGTTTGGCTTTTCAAAGGGCGCGATGCTTGTAAATTTGCAAAAAATGCTCGGTATCTCAAAAGAGCAGACGATGAGCGTGGGCGACGGCGCCAACGACCTGTCTATGTTTGAGCATTCAAATTTGAAAATCGCGTTTTGCGCGAAGCAAATTTTAAGGCAAGCGGCAACTTGTTGCGTGGATAAAAAAGATTTGCGCGAGATCATAAATTTGATATAA
- a CDS encoding chemotaxis protein CheW, with the protein MNDKLNQVLKKQKSQVMDPSEKEREEIVQLVGFIVGDEEYAIPILNIQEIIKPIEYTRVPSVPDYVLGVFNLRGSVIPLIDLRKKFSLNAAKPSPSTRYIVMKEGDNVAGFVIDRLTEAIRIQQNRIDPPPETLLKDKGMIYGIGKRDNNILTILKVETLLKRDF; encoded by the coding sequence ATGAACGACAAATTAAATCAGGTTCTAAAAAAACAAAAAAGTCAGGTGATGGATCCGAGCGAAAAAGAGCGCGAGGAGATCGTCCAGTTAGTCGGTTTCATCGTGGGCGACGAGGAGTACGCGATACCTATTTTAAATATCCAAGAGATCATTAAGCCGATCGAATACACTCGCGTGCCTAGCGTGCCGGATTATGTTTTAGGCGTGTTTAACCTGCGCGGTAGCGTCATCCCGCTAATCGACTTGAGAAAGAAATTTTCACTAAATGCCGCAAAACCGAGCCCAAGCACGAGGTATATCGTGATGAAAGAGGGCGATAACGTCGCGGGATTTGTGATCGATAGGCTAACGGAAGCTATCAGGATACAGCAAAACAGGATCGATCCGCCGCCTGAAACGCTTTTAAAAGACAAAGGTATGATTTACGGTATCGGAAAAAGAGACAACAATATCCTTACGATTTTAAAAGTCGAAACATTGCTAAAACGCGATTTTTAG